GCTTCGAGGTGACGGATACCGGACTCGTGGTGGTCGGCAACACGGCACAGGTCATCGCGGCCCCGGGGGCGCCCGAAGGCGTGCTCGAGCGCATCGAGGTGCATTACCTGGACGCCGGCGGCAACGAGGTCAAGGTAGGGGATTCTTCCTACGTGGCCAACTACCCCGTTCCCATCCCCGCCGGCATCGTCTGCCCCGCCGCCGACGGCGGCACCCAGCAGTGCACCAAGAGCAGCGAGGGCTGGCAGTACGGCTGGGCGTCTTCGGAGCCCTTCGAGTTCAGCCTGGACGGCGACATCGCCTCGCGGGTCTACGAAGCCTACCTCAACGACGCCAACTACCTCGACTGGCACGCGCGCGCGATCTTCTTCGCGCGCACCTCGAACGGCAAGAGCGTTCAATGGGAGCAGGACATCAAGATCATCTTCCCGCTGAAGGCGCAGTAGCCCGGCATCTGCGGGTATACTCGACTCGGTGAGCGTAGAGCCGTCGTTGTCCGCCCTGCCCGAACCGGGCGAAGCCTTCGAGCGAAGGTTGCGCGCCCTGCTTCGTTCCGACGTCGAGTTCATCCAGCTGATCGAAGACGATCTGATCGCCGCCGGGGGCAAGCGCATCCGCCCCCGGCTCGCGTTGCTGGCCAGCCGCGCCCTGGGGGGCGTGCCCCACGAGATGGAGCTGGCGCTGGCCGTGGAGCTGCTGCACTCGGCGACGCTGCTCCACGACGACCTCGTCGACGACGCCGAGACCCGCCGCGGCCGCGAGGCCGCCTTCCGCAAGTACGGGAACGCCGTCTCCGTCCTTTCCGGCGACTACCTGCTCAGTCGTGTCCTCTTCCTGCTGGCCGAGACCGGCCGCATCGAGCTCGTGCACCTCTTTGCCGAGGCGGCGCGGCAGCTGGCCGAGGGCGAGGTGCTGCAGTTCCAGGCCGCGGCCTACCAGGAGTATTCGGAGGCCCAGTACTACCGCATCATCGAGAGCAAGACCGCGGCGCTGATGCGCGCGGCCACCGAGGGCGCGGCCCTTTTGGGGCGGGCGCCCGCGGCCCTGCGCGAGGCGCTGGTCGTCTACGGCCGCGAGTACGGCATGGCCTTCCAGATGCGCGACGACTACCTCGATCTCATGGGGGCTTCGGAACGCCTGGGGAAGCCCGTGGGCGGCGACGTGCGCGAAGGCAAGGTCACGCTGATCACGCTCTGGCTGCTCGAGGCCGAACCCGAGCGCGTAGGGCAGGTGCTGCTGCGGCGCGGGCGCGAGCCCGACGACGTCGCCTTCCTGCGGGAGCTGGCGGTGCGCAGCGGCGTGGCCGAACGCGTCGTCGAGGTGATCGGCGAACGCATTCGCCGCGCTCTGGCGGCGCTGGAGGTGCTGCCCGGCTCCGAAGCGAAGGCCGCGCTGGAAGGTTTGGCCCTTGCGGAACTGGAGCGCTTGCAGTAGACCTAAGCATCGTGGCGGACCAAGGAGGTACCCATGCTCAAGAGCGCCTACAAACCTCCCGGTGAGCCGGGGCTATGGCATGACTTTCTGGCTCAGCTCGAACGCACCTTGGCGCATGTGAACGCCCACCCGGCCACCGTGGAGTACCTGACCCACCCCCGAAGAACGGTGGCCCTGACCGTGCCCGTCCAGCTCGATGACGGCACGGTCAGTTTCTTCAGCGGCTACCGGGTCGTCCACAACATCGCCCTGGGGCCGGCGCGCGGCGGCGTGCGCTACCACCCCCGCGTCTCCCTGGGGCAGTCGGTGGGGCTCGCGGCCATCGCCACCATCCAGTCGGCCGTCTTCCGCCTTCCCTACGGCGGTGCCGCCGGGGGCGTGTCGGTGAACCCGCGCAAGCTCTCCCTCGGCGAGGTCGAGCGGCTGACCCGCCGCTACGCCGCCGAGCTCGTGGACGTGATCGGTCCTGACAAGGACATCCTGGGGCCCGACCTGGGGACGGGCGAGCGCGAGATGGCCTGGATGATGGACACCTTCTCCACCAACCGCGGCTTCACCGAGCCCGGCGTCGTCACCGGAAAGCCCCCGCAGCTCGGGGGCGTTTCCAAGCGCGGCGAGGCCGTAGGCCGCGGCGTCCTCTACGCCGTCGAGGCCTTCACCCGCTTTCAGGAGCAGGACCTCGCCGGCAGCACCGTAGCGGTGCAGGGGTACGGCAAGGTGGGCCGCGCGGTGGCGCGGCTCTTTTCCGAGGCGGGGGCGAAGGTGGTCGCGGTCTCCGACGAGTGGGGCGCGGTCTACAACCCGGACGGCCTCGACTACAAGGCGTTGCTGGCGCACTTCAAGGAAACGGGCCGCGTCGAGGGCTTCGCCGGGGCCCACACCATCGGCCGCGACGCCCTGGTGGGCCTGAACGCCGACTTCCTGATCCTGGCGGCCCTGGAGGGACTGATCAACGAGGGCAACGTGGATCAGGTGCGGGCCAAGGTGATCGTCGAGTCCGCCGTCGGGGCGGTGACCGCCGACGCCGACGCCGAACTGCGGCGCCGCGGGGTTCCGGTCGTGCCCGACGTGATCGCCGGCGGCGGGGGCTTGACGATGGACTACCTCGAGTGGGTGCAGAACTTCTCGATGTTCAACTGGTCGGAGGACCGCGTCTGGTCGGCGATGCAGCGCCGGGTGGCCCAGACGCTGGAAGAGGTGTGCACGTACGCGGAGGCCCACGCGATCGATCTGCGGCTGGCCTCCTACGCCATCGCGGTAGATCAGATCAACTTCTCCACGCACATGCGGGGGGTGTATCCATGAAGAGCGAACCGTTGTCCTACCTGCCGTCCGGCGACCAAGGCCCCTGGGGGATCTACCTGGAACAGGTCGAGCGCGTCACCCCCTACCTGGGCAAGCTCAAGTACTGGGTCGACACCCTGAAGCGGCCCAAGCGCATCCTCATCGTCGACGTGCCCATCCACCTCGACGACGGCACCGTGGTCCACTTCGAGGGCTACCGGGTGCAGCACAACACCTCGCGCGGGCCCGCCAAGGGCGGCGTGCGCTACCACCAGGACGTGACGCTTTCCGAGGTGATGGCGCTGGCGGCCTGGATGAGCATCAAGAACGCCGCCGTGGGGCTGCCCTACGGCGGCGGTAAGGGCGGCATCCGCCTCGACCCGCGGCAGCTTTCCCCCTCGGAGCTCGAGCGCGTCACCCGCCGCTTCACCTCCGAGATCGGCATCCTCATCGGCCCCAAGAAGGACATCCCCGCCCCCGACGTGGGCACCGGCCAGCGCGAGATGGCCTGGATGATGGACACCTACTCGATGAACGTGGGTTCGACCACCCCCGGCGTCGTCACCGGCAAGCCGATCGCCATCGGCGGTTCGCTGGGCCGGCAGGACGCGACCGGCAACGGGGTCTTCTTCACCGCCGCCGCGGCCGCCGAGAAGATCGGCCTGCCCATCGAGGGCAGCCGCGTGGTGATCCAGGGCTTCGGTAACGTGGGCAACGCCGCGGCGCGCGCCTTCTACGACCACGGCGCCAAGATCGTGGCCATCGCCGACGTGACCGGGGCGATCTACAACGAGGAGGGCCTCGACCCCTACGACCTGATCCGCTACGTGGCGGAGTCGGAGACGCGCGGGGTGCGCGGCTACCCGAAGGCCGAGCCGCTGCCCGCCGCCGAGCTCTTCGCGGTTCCCTGCGAGTTCCTGGTGCCGGCGGCGCTGGAGCGCGTGATTACCGAGCAGAACGCCCACAAGGTGCAGACCAAGATCGTCGTCGAGGGCGCGAACGGTCCCACGACGCCGGCGGCCGACGACATCCTCGCCGAGCGCGGCGTCGTCGTGGTGCCCGACGTTCTCGCCAACGCCGGGGGCGTGACGGTCTCGTACTTCGAGTGGGTGCAGGACTTCAACTCCTACTTCTGGACCGAGGAGGAGATCAACCAGAACCTCGAGCGCGTCCTGCGCGAGGCCTTCGAGGCCGTCTGGCAGGTGGCGCAGGACCGCAAGGTGCTGCTGCGCACGGCCGCCTACATCGTGGCGGCGACGCGCATCCTCGAGGCGCGGGCGCTGCGCGGCCTCTACCCCTGAGCCGGCGCGGCCGCGGGGCTTGGTCCGCTTGCGCGGGGATGGGCTAGGCTTGAAGTATGGCACGCCCGCTCGCCGCCGCGCCCGACTGGCCGCACTGCGGCCGGGTCACCCTCAAGCCGTTCGCCTACGGCCTTTCGGCCGAGGAGTGGCGCGGCTTCTGGGAGAGCTTCCGCGACCCGGAGATCGCGGAGTGGAACGGCAACCGCCCGCTGCGGATGCCGCTTTGGCTCTTCAAGCGGGTGGTGCAGGGGGAGATCAAGCGCGGCGACCGCATGGGCTTCGTCATCCTCGACGAACACGGCGACTGGCTGGGCACCCTCGAGCTCTACGAGCTGAAGGGGCGCGAGGCCACCCTGGGCATCATCCTGGGGCGCAAGGACCGCTGGGGGCAGGGCTACGGCCGCGAGGCGGTGCGGGCGCTGCTCGACTACGCCTTCGGCACCCTGGGGCTCGAGCGCGTCAAGCTGCGCACCTTCAGCCACAACCTGCGGGCGCGGCGCGCCTTCGCCGCCGCGGGCTTCCGCGAAGTGGGCTCAGAGGCGCTGCCCGGGGGGAAGCAGGACACCCTGATGGAGGTGCGAAAGGAGGAGTGGCGTGCGCCTTGCGGTGGCGGATGACGTGCGGCCGGTTTACCTGAGCGGGCTTCCCGATGGCGTGGAGGTCGTTCGCTTTCCCGCGGAGGGCGAGCCGGG
The DNA window shown above is from Oceanithermus desulfurans and carries:
- a CDS encoding Glu/Leu/Phe/Val family dehydrogenase — translated: MLKSAYKPPGEPGLWHDFLAQLERTLAHVNAHPATVEYLTHPRRTVALTVPVQLDDGTVSFFSGYRVVHNIALGPARGGVRYHPRVSLGQSVGLAAIATIQSAVFRLPYGGAAGGVSVNPRKLSLGEVERLTRRYAAELVDVIGPDKDILGPDLGTGEREMAWMMDTFSTNRGFTEPGVVTGKPPQLGGVSKRGEAVGRGVLYAVEAFTRFQEQDLAGSTVAVQGYGKVGRAVARLFSEAGAKVVAVSDEWGAVYNPDGLDYKALLAHFKETGRVEGFAGAHTIGRDALVGLNADFLILAALEGLINEGNVDQVRAKVIVESAVGAVTADADAELRRRGVPVVPDVIAGGGGLTMDYLEWVQNFSMFNWSEDRVWSAMQRRVAQTLEEVCTYAEAHAIDLRLASYAIAVDQINFSTHMRGVYP
- a CDS encoding polyprenyl synthetase family protein, producing MSVEPSLSALPEPGEAFERRLRALLRSDVEFIQLIEDDLIAAGGKRIRPRLALLASRALGGVPHEMELALAVELLHSATLLHDDLVDDAETRRGREAAFRKYGNAVSVLSGDYLLSRVLFLLAETGRIELVHLFAEAARQLAEGEVLQFQAAAYQEYSEAQYYRIIESKTAALMRAATEGAALLGRAPAALREALVVYGREYGMAFQMRDDYLDLMGASERLGKPVGGDVREGKVTLITLWLLEAEPERVGQVLLRRGREPDDVAFLRELAVRSGVAERVVEVIGERIRRALAALEVLPGSEAKAALEGLALAELERLQ
- a CDS encoding Glu/Leu/Phe/Val family dehydrogenase codes for the protein MKSEPLSYLPSGDQGPWGIYLEQVERVTPYLGKLKYWVDTLKRPKRILIVDVPIHLDDGTVVHFEGYRVQHNTSRGPAKGGVRYHQDVTLSEVMALAAWMSIKNAAVGLPYGGGKGGIRLDPRQLSPSELERVTRRFTSEIGILIGPKKDIPAPDVGTGQREMAWMMDTYSMNVGSTTPGVVTGKPIAIGGSLGRQDATGNGVFFTAAAAAEKIGLPIEGSRVVIQGFGNVGNAAARAFYDHGAKIVAIADVTGAIYNEEGLDPYDLIRYVAESETRGVRGYPKAEPLPAAELFAVPCEFLVPAALERVITEQNAHKVQTKIVVEGANGPTTPAADDILAERGVVVVPDVLANAGGVTVSYFEWVQDFNSYFWTEEEINQNLERVLREAFEAVWQVAQDRKVLLRTAAYIVAATRILEARALRGLYP
- a CDS encoding GNAT family N-acetyltransferase, which produces MARPLAAAPDWPHCGRVTLKPFAYGLSAEEWRGFWESFRDPEIAEWNGNRPLRMPLWLFKRVVQGEIKRGDRMGFVILDEHGDWLGTLELYELKGREATLGIILGRKDRWGQGYGREAVRALLDYAFGTLGLERVKLRTFSHNLRARRAFAAAGFREVGSEALPGGKQDTLMEVRKEEWRAPCGGG